A stretch of Microbulbifer sp. SAOS-129_SWC DNA encodes these proteins:
- a CDS encoding PspA/IM30 family protein, translated as MKEGLVTRISRLISASANALVDSVENATPQLVMEQAIRELDDAIAEVRDQLGKAEAAKYLSSKTLNTENNRHSALAGQIDVAVKENRDDLAEAAIAKQMDIEAQLPVLEKAIAEADAEIGELNAYISALAGKKRDMREQLRDFAKASEHVSNGASGDERGSSRNTADKVDQAEGAFNRVLENAGVPTAQSNADASKLAELEELARSNRIKERLAKIKSEA; from the coding sequence ATGAAAGAAGGACTCGTAACCCGTATTTCCCGCCTGATCTCCGCCTCCGCCAACGCACTGGTGGATTCGGTGGAAAACGCTACCCCGCAACTGGTAATGGAGCAGGCGATCCGCGAACTCGACGACGCTATTGCCGAAGTCCGCGATCAGCTGGGCAAGGCCGAAGCGGCCAAGTATCTCAGTAGCAAAACCCTCAACACGGAAAACAATCGCCACAGCGCACTGGCCGGGCAGATTGATGTCGCGGTGAAAGAAAACCGCGATGATCTGGCCGAAGCCGCCATCGCCAAACAGATGGATATCGAGGCGCAGCTGCCGGTGCTGGAAAAGGCCATCGCCGAGGCCGATGCCGAAATCGGCGAGCTGAATGCCTACATCAGCGCACTCGCCGGCAAAAAGCGCGATATGCGTGAACAGCTGCGCGACTTTGCCAAAGCCAGCGAACACGTCAGTAATGGCGCCAGCGGTGACGAACGCGGCAGCAGCCGCAATACCGCCGACAAGGTGGATCAGGCCGAGGGCGCCTTCAATCGCGTGCTGGAAAACGCCGGTGTACCCACCGCCCAATCGAATGCCGATGCGAGCAAGCTCGCCGAGCTGGAAGAACTGGCGCGCAGCAACCGCATCAAGGAGCGGCTGGCGAAAATAAAATCGGAGGCCTGA
- a CDS encoding YqiJ family protein: MAFLLQDGNLLYTGALVLMLMIAVLEGAMTLIGVGISDLLDNLLPDADIDVDAPDTEAGGVLTRFLGWLRFGEVPALILLVAFLVAFGVTGLLLQMLAHSLVGFLLPTWLLAIPVLLLALPQVRFVGNLLRRFAIGDETEAVGRKSFIGRVATITIGEAAAGSPAEARFSDEFGTTHYVMVEPDVDETFTQGEQVLLVEERGASFRVIRPTSQHLMGNN, encoded by the coding sequence ATGGCATTCCTGCTTCAAGACGGCAACCTGCTGTACACCGGCGCACTGGTATTGATGCTGATGATTGCGGTGCTGGAGGGAGCCATGACACTCATTGGCGTCGGCATTTCCGATCTGCTCGACAACCTGCTGCCGGATGCGGATATCGACGTGGACGCGCCGGATACCGAAGCGGGCGGCGTGCTGACGCGCTTCCTCGGCTGGCTGCGCTTCGGTGAAGTGCCGGCGCTGATTCTGCTGGTCGCATTCCTGGTCGCCTTTGGTGTTACTGGCCTGCTGTTGCAGATGCTGGCGCATTCGCTGGTCGGTTTCCTGTTGCCGACCTGGTTGCTGGCCATTCCGGTACTGCTGCTGGCGCTGCCGCAGGTGCGCTTTGTCGGCAACCTGCTGCGGCGTTTTGCCATCGGTGATGAAACCGAAGCGGTAGGGCGCAAATCCTTTATCGGCCGTGTGGCGACCATCACCATCGGCGAGGCCGCTGCCGGCTCGCCGGCGGAGGCACGCTTCAGCGATGAGTTCGGCACGACCCACTATGTGATGGTGGAGCCGGATGTAGATGAAACCTTCACTCAGGGAGAGCAGGTCCTGCTGGTGGAAGAGCGCGGAGCCAGTTTCCGCGTGATTCGCCCGACTAGCCAGCACCTGATGGGAAACAATTAA
- a CDS encoding alpha/beta hydrolase, whose amino-acid sequence MFRILLMSLLAMFAGPLCAADHAHPIQVHKDIPWAQTAAKTLTMDIYTPQSDGGRLPVVVMVHGGGWLINDNHIMDSAARYLAEHGNFVVANLNYRLLGDNHNRTTMNEIVEDVFGGVLWVKEHIDDYGGDPTEVGITGDSAGGHLSAMVLTAGRRLSSQGFRNEPRGFKPTYLPAGKTAEQVAAEDGLAVQAAVLSYGAFDLYSEAQHGFESPDNIFWKLGGVSARGLFGDGITAQANPDYYRAVSPLYLIPARSDDQLPPTLAFVGSEDKTIPPAAVKQFVDKMRAAGQPITFKIYPGKNHAFLDSGCNKYLGNCFAKDAPDTLDDMIAFFDQHLR is encoded by the coding sequence ATGTTCCGTATTCTATTGATGTCCCTGCTGGCGATGTTCGCCGGCCCGCTGTGCGCCGCCGACCACGCGCATCCAATCCAGGTACACAAGGATATCCCCTGGGCGCAAACCGCCGCCAAGACACTGACGATGGATATCTACACGCCGCAGAGCGACGGCGGCCGCCTCCCCGTAGTGGTGATGGTACACGGCGGCGGCTGGCTGATTAACGACAACCACATCATGGATTCCGCCGCCCGCTACCTGGCGGAACACGGCAACTTCGTCGTGGCCAACCTGAACTATCGGCTGCTCGGTGATAACCACAACCGCACGACCATGAACGAGATCGTCGAGGACGTGTTCGGCGGCGTGCTGTGGGTCAAGGAACATATCGACGACTACGGCGGCGATCCGACCGAAGTGGGGATCACCGGCGACAGCGCCGGCGGGCATCTGAGTGCGATGGTCCTGACCGCCGGCCGGCGCCTCAGCAGCCAGGGGTTTCGCAATGAGCCGCGCGGATTCAAGCCCACCTACCTGCCTGCGGGCAAGACCGCCGAGCAGGTGGCGGCGGAAGACGGCCTGGCGGTACAGGCGGCCGTGCTCAGCTACGGTGCCTTCGACCTTTACAGCGAGGCGCAACACGGCTTTGAATCGCCGGACAATATCTTCTGGAAGCTCGGCGGCGTCAGTGCGCGCGGTCTATTTGGTGACGGCATAACGGCACAGGCCAACCCCGATTACTACCGCGCCGTGTCCCCGCTGTACCTGATCCCGGCACGATCCGACGACCAGCTACCGCCCACCCTTGCGTTTGTCGGCAGTGAAGACAAGACCATACCACCGGCAGCAGTGAAGCAGTTTGTGGACAAGATGCGCGCGGCCGGCCAGCCCATCACCTTCAAGATCTACCCGGGCAAAAACCACGCGTTTCTGGACAGTGGCTGTAATAAATACCTCGGTAACTGTTTTGCCAAAGACGCGCCGGATACCCTGGACGATATGATTGCTTTCTTTGATCAGCACCTGCGCTGA
- a CDS encoding flotillin domain-containing protein: MNLIDNFSTILVMAGSVLVGLIVIGTIFARLYTRASKERSFVRTGMGGQKVIMNGGALVLPVLHEIIPVNMNTLRLAVSRKEHQALITKDRMRVDVLAEFYLRVKPDTDAIANAAQTLGIRTLDPEALKDMIEGKFVDALRSVAAEMQMAELHEQRSQFVQKVQQVVSEDLLKNGLELESVSLTGLDQTHKEFFNQDNVFDAEGLASMTRSIEARRKEVNDVEQETRVQIETKNLEAERQRLEIEREKRYAHLEQQREVENREAAQKADIAREQATQDRAARQAEIEAAREVDQSRIAAEQATRLLEIEKEKRLQEQEIERERILEEQRISKQKSLEIAEQERAIAVAEKSKEQSVADQQAHVALAESVKAEEQVRTAKDVEVAERDKRIEIIEAQKEAERQATAIKVAAEADKAAAEDKAEALRLQASAEAEAVRIKVEADREKYIVDAEGQRLMNEAFNSLSEAQIALKKVLSLHENLPGIIRESVKPLESIEGMKIISVEGLSGVDGRASGGIVNADGEAQGQSLPEALVGSALKHRAMAPLVDSLLKEAGVGDFARVPETES; this comes from the coding sequence GTGAATCTGATCGACAATTTTTCCACGATTTTAGTGATGGCCGGCTCGGTACTGGTGGGCCTGATCGTCATCGGTACCATCTTCGCACGCCTGTATACCCGCGCGTCCAAGGAGCGCTCGTTCGTGCGCACCGGTATGGGCGGGCAGAAGGTCATCATGAACGGCGGCGCGCTGGTGTTACCGGTGCTGCACGAGATTATCCCGGTCAATATGAACACGCTGCGCCTCGCGGTATCGCGCAAGGAACACCAGGCGCTGATCACCAAAGATCGCATGCGCGTGGATGTACTGGCCGAATTCTATCTGCGTGTGAAGCCGGATACCGATGCGATTGCCAACGCGGCGCAGACCCTGGGTATCCGCACGCTGGATCCGGAAGCATTGAAGGACATGATCGAGGGCAAGTTCGTCGATGCGCTGCGCTCGGTGGCGGCGGAGATGCAGATGGCAGAACTGCACGAGCAGCGCAGTCAGTTTGTACAGAAAGTACAACAGGTGGTGTCCGAGGACCTGTTGAAAAATGGCCTGGAACTGGAATCGGTTTCCCTCACCGGCCTCGACCAGACGCACAAGGAATTCTTTAATCAGGACAACGTGTTTGACGCCGAGGGTCTCGCCAGCATGACGCGATCCATCGAGGCGCGGCGCAAGGAAGTGAACGACGTCGAACAGGAAACCCGCGTACAGATCGAGACGAAAAACCTCGAGGCCGAACGGCAAAGACTGGAAATCGAACGGGAGAAACGCTACGCCCACCTGGAACAGCAGCGCGAGGTCGAAAACCGCGAGGCGGCGCAGAAAGCCGATATTGCCCGCGAGCAGGCCACCCAGGACCGCGCAGCACGCCAGGCCGAGATTGAGGCCGCGCGCGAGGTCGACCAGTCGCGCATCGCTGCCGAGCAGGCCACCAGGCTGCTGGAGATCGAAAAAGAAAAACGCCTGCAGGAGCAGGAGATCGAACGCGAGCGCATTCTCGAAGAGCAGCGCATCTCCAAGCAGAAGTCGTTGGAAATCGCCGAGCAGGAACGCGCAATCGCGGTAGCGGAAAAATCCAAGGAGCAGTCAGTAGCCGACCAGCAGGCCCACGTGGCGCTGGCCGAATCGGTAAAAGCGGAAGAGCAGGTACGCACGGCCAAGGACGTGGAAGTTGCCGAGCGCGACAAGCGTATCGAAATCATCGAGGCACAGAAGGAAGCCGAACGCCAGGCCACCGCGATCAAGGTGGCGGCCGAGGCGGACAAAGCGGCCGCGGAAGACAAGGCCGAGGCCCTGCGCCTGCAGGCCAGCGCCGAAGCCGAAGCGGTGCGTATCAAGGTGGAGGCAGACCGCGAGAAATACATCGTGGACGCCGAAGGCCAGCGCCTGATGAACGAAGCCTTCAACAGTCTCAGCGAAGCGCAGATTGCGCTGAAGAAAGTGCTCAGCCTGCACGAGAACCTGCCGGGTATCATCCGCGAGAGTGTCAAGCCTCTGGAGAGTATCGAGGGCATGAAGATCATTTCCGTCGAAGGCCTGAGTGGTGTCGACGGTCGCGCAAGCGGTGGCATCGTTAACGCCGACGGCGAAGCCCAGGGTCAGAGCCTGCCGGAAGCACTGGTTGGCAGCGCACTCAAGCACCGCGCCATGGCGCCGCTGGTGGACTCGCTGTTGAAGGAAGCGGGCGTCGGCGATTTTGCCAGGGTCCCCGAGACCGAAAGCTGA